From a single Fibrobacter sp. UWP2 genomic region:
- a CDS encoding CotH kinase family protein: MTDGLGVDYQRGRYVIVYYNGKYYGIHDLRERNNEYYYETKYGYDPNDIDLLATTSSGTDEASAGSATDYKAMLDWLQTNELSSDANYQKIADQVDVDNYMNYMQAEMFVNNGDWPHNNMKKWRVASQKSKWKWFLYDLDFGFGVSYNTQNGNVFSYVTNANGTNGMGMGMGQWGGQQSSGSISPHTILMIRLLGNEGFKKAFINRYCVLLSMNFAPARLLKMIEELQSQVQPEMARDLEFWGLDASSISNNLEKIKSFAQTRQQTIVSEMQTYFNLGETVPVTLSVQGSGHILVHNLELDANSLQVNFFRDVPVTVTAVATSGGVFSGWSDGVTDAMRTFNPGEVTTLTASFR, from the coding sequence ATGACGGATGGGCTCGGCGTTGATTACCAGCGCGGACGCTACGTGATTGTGTACTACAACGGCAAGTATTACGGAATCCATGATTTGCGCGAACGCAACAACGAATATTATTACGAGACCAAGTACGGTTACGACCCGAATGACATCGACCTCCTCGCGACGACATCCAGCGGCACGGACGAGGCAAGCGCCGGTTCCGCCACCGATTACAAGGCGATGCTGGATTGGCTCCAGACCAACGAGCTTTCGAGCGACGCGAACTACCAGAAGATTGCCGACCAGGTCGACGTGGACAACTACATGAATTACATGCAGGCCGAAATGTTTGTGAACAACGGTGACTGGCCGCACAACAATATGAAGAAGTGGCGCGTCGCAAGCCAAAAGAGCAAGTGGAAATGGTTCCTGTACGACCTGGACTTTGGCTTTGGTGTCTCGTACAATACCCAGAATGGCAACGTGTTCAGCTACGTGACCAATGCAAACGGCACGAATGGCATGGGTATGGGCATGGGACAGTGGGGCGGTCAGCAGTCCAGCGGCTCCATCTCTCCGCATACAATCCTCATGATTCGCCTGCTTGGGAACGAAGGCTTCAAGAAGGCGTTCATCAACCGCTACTGCGTGCTGCTTTCCATGAACTTTGCGCCGGCCAGGTTGCTGAAGATGATTGAAGAATTGCAGAGCCAGGTGCAGCCCGAAATGGCCCGGGATTTGGAATTCTGGGGTTTGGACGCGTCCTCGATATCAAACAACCTAGAAAAGATCAAGAGTTTTGCGCAGACCCGCCAGCAGACGATTGTAAGCGAGATGCAGACTTACTTCAACTTGGGCGAAACGGTTCCCGTGACGCTCTCGGTGCAGGGCAGCGGGCATATCTTGGTGCACAACCTAGAACTGGATGCAAACTCGCTGCAGGTCAACTTCTTCCGCGATGTGCCGGTGACGGTGACTGCGGTCGCCACCTCGGGTGGCGTGTTCTCGGGATGGAGCGATGGTGTCACGGATGCCATGCGCACGTTCAATCCGGGCGAAGTGACGACCTTGACGGCGTCGTTCCGCTAG
- the thiE gene encoding thiamine phosphate synthase: protein MSFNKSMLDTTLYFITDSTCVPPEKFLATVEAACKGGATLVQLREKDRPTREYMELARATHKVTSRYNIPLIIDDRVDIALAIDAEGVHVGQTDMPVSDARRILGPNKIVGATTKTIPQALEAVEQGADYLGVGAIYPTTTHVNTVITPVETLNEIVKAVPIKVNAIGGLNKGNIGVLKGSGIAGICVVSAIMKAADPEAATRELKKAYLAL from the coding sequence ATGTCATTCAACAAATCTATGCTCGACACCACGCTCTATTTTATTACCGACAGCACCTGCGTCCCGCCCGAAAAATTCCTCGCGACGGTCGAAGCCGCCTGCAAAGGGGGCGCAACACTGGTGCAGCTCCGCGAAAAGGACCGCCCGACCCGCGAATACATGGAATTGGCCCGGGCGACCCACAAGGTCACCTCACGTTACAACATTCCGCTCATCATCGACGACCGCGTGGACATCGCGCTTGCCATTGACGCCGAGGGAGTGCACGTGGGGCAAACCGACATGCCCGTGAGCGACGCACGACGCATTCTCGGCCCAAATAAAATTGTAGGAGCCACCACGAAGACCATCCCGCAAGCGCTCGAAGCGGTTGAACAGGGCGCAGACTACCTGGGAGTCGGGGCCATCTACCCCACGACTACACACGTAAACACGGTCATCACGCCTGTCGAGACCCTCAACGAAATAGTGAAAGCCGTCCCCATCAAGGTGAACGCCATCGGCGGACTCAACAAGGGGAATATCGGCGTACTGAAGGGATCGGGAATCGCGGGCATTTGCGTGGTATCCGCCATCATGAAGGCGGCAGACCCTGAGGCCGCCACCCGCGAACTTAAAAAAGCCTACCTCGCGCTCTAG
- the thiH gene encoding 2-iminoacetate synthase ThiH, whose translation MADNQYFVDSEFLSPAALERKHRIENDPSVRSNFMEYMKGMDVIQTDIPQKVLSQMDAYDPSRYTARDVQRALERETCSIEDFKALLSPAGALYLEQMAQRAKLETAKHFGNNVYFFTPLYIANYCENYCIYCGFNCYNHIKRVQLNMEQIEHEMKVIADSGMEEVLILTGESRAKSSVEYIGEACKLARKYFRLVGVEVYPMNVDEYRYLHECGVDYVTVFQETYDKVRYEKLHLLGHKRIYPYRFDSQERALMAGMRGCGFSALLGLSDFRKDALASALHVYYLQKKYPHAEMSLSCPRLRPIVNNEKINPLDVHEKELCQVLCAYRIFMPYVGITVSSRESKEFRNGIVKIAATKISAGVSTGIGDHESKYKKGECKPKTGDAIAEAEAEKAGEGDEQFEINDSRSFGTMYEDISGEGLQPVLNDYLYV comes from the coding sequence ATGGCAGACAACCAATATTTCGTTGATTCCGAATTTCTATCGCCGGCAGCGCTCGAACGCAAGCACCGCATTGAAAACGACCCCTCCGTGCGCTCGAACTTCATGGAATACATGAAGGGGATGGACGTCATCCAAACCGACATCCCCCAAAAAGTGCTTTCGCAAATGGACGCATACGACCCCTCGCGCTATACCGCCCGAGACGTTCAGCGGGCCCTCGAACGCGAAACCTGCTCCATCGAAGACTTCAAGGCGCTGCTCTCCCCTGCAGGCGCCCTCTACTTAGAGCAAATGGCACAACGCGCAAAACTCGAGACTGCGAAGCACTTCGGCAACAACGTCTACTTCTTTACGCCTCTCTATATTGCGAACTACTGCGAAAACTACTGCATCTATTGCGGATTCAACTGCTACAACCATATCAAGCGCGTCCAGCTCAATATGGAGCAAATCGAGCACGAGATGAAGGTCATCGCCGACAGCGGCATGGAAGAAGTGCTCATCCTCACCGGCGAGAGCCGCGCCAAGAGCAGCGTCGAATACATCGGCGAAGCCTGCAAGCTCGCCCGCAAGTACTTCCGCCTAGTGGGCGTCGAAGTGTACCCGATGAACGTGGACGAATACCGCTACCTGCACGAATGCGGCGTGGACTACGTGACCGTATTCCAGGAAACCTACGACAAGGTGCGCTACGAAAAACTCCACCTGCTCGGTCACAAGCGCATTTACCCCTACCGATTCGACTCGCAGGAACGCGCCCTCATGGCGGGCATGCGCGGCTGCGGATTCTCGGCGCTTCTCGGTCTCTCGGATTTCCGCAAGGACGCCCTCGCGAGCGCCCTGCACGTGTACTATCTGCAAAAAAAATACCCGCACGCCGAGATGTCGCTCTCGTGTCCGCGTCTCCGGCCCATCGTCAATAACGAAAAAATCAACCCGCTGGACGTACACGAGAAGGAACTCTGCCAGGTGCTTTGTGCCTACCGCATCTTTATGCCATACGTGGGCATCACCGTTTCGAGCCGCGAAAGCAAGGAATTCCGCAACGGCATCGTGAAGATTGCCGCCACCAAAATTTCGGCGGGCGTCTCGACGGGTATTGGCGACCACGAAAGCAAGTACAAAAAAGGCGAATGCAAGCCCAAGACGGGCGATGCCATCGCCGAGGCGGAAGCCGAGAAGGCTGGCGAAGGCGACGAACAGTTCGAAATCAACGACTCACGCAGTTTCGGCACTATGTACGAAGACATCAGTGGCGAAGGCCTACAGCCAGTGCTGAACGACTACCTGTACGTATAA
- a CDS encoding thiazole synthase: MNEDKLIIGGHEFNSRFILGSGKYSLKLIEAAVRDAGAEIITCAVRRANTKDHENILDYIPKTATLLPNTSGARTADEAVRIARLARELGCGDFVKIEIMRDTKYLLPDNQETIKATEILAKEGFVVLPYMHADLNVARDLVNAGAAAVMPLAAPIGSNRGLVAKDFIQILIDEIDLPIIVDAGIGKPSQACEAMEMGAAAVMANTALATAGDLTLMANAFKQAIEAGRKAYLSGLGRVLVRGASASDPLTGFLRD; encoded by the coding sequence ATGAACGAAGACAAGCTGATTATTGGCGGGCACGAATTCAACTCCCGTTTTATTCTAGGTTCCGGAAAGTACTCCCTTAAACTGATTGAAGCCGCCGTGCGCGATGCGGGCGCAGAGATTATCACCTGCGCCGTGCGCCGTGCGAACACCAAGGACCACGAGAACATCCTCGACTACATCCCAAAAACGGCGACACTTTTGCCCAACACTTCCGGCGCACGCACCGCCGACGAGGCGGTCCGCATCGCACGACTCGCTCGCGAACTCGGCTGCGGCGACTTCGTAAAAATCGAGATCATGCGCGACACCAAGTACTTGCTGCCCGACAACCAGGAGACCATCAAGGCAACCGAAATCCTTGCCAAGGAAGGCTTTGTGGTACTCCCCTACATGCACGCCGACCTGAACGTGGCTCGCGACCTAGTGAATGCAGGCGCCGCCGCCGTAATGCCCTTGGCCGCCCCGATTGGCTCCAACCGCGGGCTCGTGGCAAAGGACTTCATCCAGATTCTCATCGACGAAATCGACCTCCCCATCATCGTGGACGCGGGCATCGGCAAACCCTCACAAGCTTGCGAAGCCATGGAAATGGGCGCCGCCGCCGTGATGGCGAATACTGCACTCGCCACCGCAGGCGACCTCACGCTCATGGCAAACGCCTTCAAGCAGGCCATTGAAGCAGGCCGCAAGGCTTACCTCTCCGGGCTCGGCCGCGTGCTCGTCCGTGGCGCTTCCGCCAGCGACCCGCTCACAGGGTTCTTGCGGGACTAA
- the thiF gene encoding thiamine biosynthesis protein ThiF: MSVPSREEWREALVEKQGAAVVEKLQRSTVAVCGLGGLGSNIAVSLARAGVGKLILIDFDRVEITNLQRQQYKFLQVGKTKAEALAENLREISPYVEYEPHVERITAENAAALVGAADVVCEAFDNAQAKAMLVDTVLGSFNNKFLVAASGMAGYNSANDIKTRKVGKRFYLCGDAVSEVNDAIGLIAPRVALCAAHQALMAIRLLCGMEE, from the coding sequence ATGAGTGTTCCCTCTCGGGAAGAATGGCGTGAGGCGCTTGTCGAAAAGCAAGGAGCCGCAGTCGTCGAAAAACTCCAGCGATCGACTGTCGCCGTGTGCGGGCTCGGCGGGCTCGGTTCGAACATTGCCGTAAGCCTTGCGCGTGCGGGCGTCGGCAAGCTCATCCTCATCGACTTTGACCGGGTGGAAATCACCAACCTGCAGCGTCAACAGTACAAGTTCCTACAAGTCGGAAAAACGAAAGCGGAAGCCCTCGCCGAAAACCTCCGCGAAATTTCGCCCTACGTAGAATACGAACCCCACGTGGAACGCATCACGGCAGAGAACGCCGCGGCGCTCGTAGGTGCCGCCGATGTCGTGTGCGAGGCATTTGACAACGCCCAGGCGAAGGCGATGCTCGTCGATACTGTCCTCGGCAGCTTCAACAACAAGTTTCTCGTAGCGGCATCGGGCATGGCTGGCTACAACAGCGCAAACGACATCAAAACACGCAAAGTCGGCAAGCGTTTTTACCTATGCGGCGACGCCGTGAGCGAAGTGAACGACGCCATAGGGCTCATAGCCCCGCGTGTCGCCCTCTGCGCCGCCCACCAGGCACTCATGGCAATCCGCCTTCTGTGCGGAATGGAAGAATAG
- the thiS gene encoding sulfur carrier protein ThiS gives MVKVNGVDVDTAGQTLADYLATTDFDVKRIAVELNEEIVPKAKYAETTLADGDVVEVVSFVGGG, from the coding sequence ATGGTCAAGGTAAACGGAGTCGACGTGGACACGGCGGGTCAGACACTCGCCGATTATCTGGCTACGACAGACTTTGACGTAAAACGCATCGCCGTGGAACTAAACGAGGAAATCGTCCCCAAGGCGAAATATGCCGAGACGACACTTGCCGACGGAGACGTGGTCGAAGTCGTGAGTTTCGTCGGAGGCGGGTGA
- a CDS encoding ACT domain-containing protein, producing MKIPQVSVFVSNRPGRLQAVCKSLADAGVNLLSLTLADSGEFGLIRLIVSDPEKAVDVLAKAGLSATITDVVACPVNAAIGGLAELLSTAVGSQQIDYMYAYPSTLNGSNIMILRFQDVDKAIEALKATNFKAISKEELLG from the coding sequence ATGAAGATTCCGCAAGTATCCGTTTTCGTTTCCAACCGTCCGGGCCGTCTCCAGGCGGTGTGCAAGTCCCTTGCCGACGCCGGCGTGAACCTCCTTTCGCTCACGCTTGCCGACTCCGGCGAATTCGGGCTCATCCGCCTTATCGTGAGTGACCCGGAAAAGGCCGTCGACGTGCTCGCCAAGGCGGGCCTCAGCGCCACCATCACCGACGTTGTCGCCTGCCCCGTGAACGCCGCCATCGGTGGCCTTGCCGAACTGCTCTCCACTGCGGTCGGTAGCCAGCAGATCGACTACATGTACGCCTACCCCTCCACCCTGAACGGCTCCAACATCATGATTTTGCGATTCCAGGACGTGGACAAAGCCATCGAAGCCCTGAAGGCCACGAACTTCAAGGCCATCAGCAAGGAAGAACTGCTCGGGTAA
- a CDS encoding phenylacetate--CoA ligase family protein, which produces MRSTAWNDEENKVLPEMALDFMPEEKLRDLQLQRMRATVKLAYEKVPLFRERMDEKGLKPEDIKTLKDVAKLPFTMKKDLRDTYPYGLFAVDLSEVVRLHASSGTTGKPIVVGYTKEDMDVWAQVVKRGLLACGFRSTDIVQNFYGYGLFTGGLGIHGGFEALGATVIPISGGNTERQVMLMKDFGVTAVGGTPSYFVRIIDVAEKMGVDIRDLKVKRGIFGAEPWSDGMRDYIEEKTGIKAYDIYGLSEIVGPGVGCECECRDGIHIFEDHFYPEIVDPETLEPLPDGEEGELVLSTLSKKAMPIIRYRTRDITAIEKTKCKCGRTIRRIRRIGRRSDDMIIMRGVNVFPSQIETALLRAEKALPHYQIVLDTKNNMDTLEVKVEVSRDMVSDSMSDMEQLNKKFKHSIEQILGISVIVTLCEPDSLPRSEGKAKRVIDNRKKM; this is translated from the coding sequence ATGCGATCTACTGCCTGGAATGACGAAGAAAACAAGGTCCTACCCGAAATGGCCCTGGACTTCATGCCCGAAGAAAAATTGCGCGACCTGCAGCTGCAGCGTATGCGCGCCACCGTGAAACTTGCCTACGAGAAGGTCCCGCTCTTCCGTGAACGCATGGACGAGAAGGGATTAAAGCCCGAAGATATCAAGACCCTCAAGGACGTGGCCAAGCTCCCCTTCACCATGAAAAAGGACTTGCGCGACACCTACCCGTATGGCCTGTTCGCCGTAGACCTGAGCGAAGTCGTGCGCCTGCACGCAAGTTCGGGCACCACGGGTAAGCCCATCGTGGTCGGCTACACCAAGGAAGACATGGACGTGTGGGCCCAGGTCGTGAAGCGCGGGCTGCTCGCCTGCGGATTCCGCAGCACTGATATTGTGCAGAACTTCTACGGCTACGGCCTGTTCACCGGCGGTCTCGGCATCCACGGCGGCTTTGAAGCCCTCGGTGCAACCGTCATCCCCATCAGCGGCGGCAATACCGAACGCCAGGTGATGCTCATGAAGGATTTCGGCGTCACTGCGGTAGGCGGAACCCCGAGTTACTTTGTCCGTATTATCGACGTCGCCGAAAAGATGGGTGTCGACATCCGTGACCTGAAGGTCAAGCGCGGCATCTTCGGTGCAGAACCGTGGAGCGACGGCATGCGCGACTACATCGAAGAAAAGACCGGCATCAAGGCGTACGACATCTACGGCCTCTCCGAAATCGTGGGCCCGGGCGTGGGCTGCGAATGCGAGTGCCGCGACGGCATCCACATCTTCGAAGACCATTTCTACCCCGAAATCGTCGACCCCGAAACGCTTGAACCGCTGCCGGACGGCGAAGAGGGCGAACTCGTGCTTTCTACGCTCAGCAAGAAGGCCATGCCCATCATCCGCTACCGCACCCGCGACATTACCGCCATCGAGAAGACCAAGTGCAAGTGCGGCCGTACCATCCGCCGCATCCGTCGCATTGGCCGCCGTAGCGACGACATGATTATCATGCGCGGCGTGAACGTGTTCCCGAGCCAGATCGAGACGGCCCTCCTCCGTGCAGAGAAGGCCCTGCCGCACTACCAGATTGTGCTCGACACCAAGAACAACATGGACACGCTCGAGGTGAAGGTGGAAGTCTCCCGCGACATGGTGAGCGACTCCATGAGCGACATGGAACAGCTGAACAAGAAGTTCAAGCACTCCATCGAACAGATTCTCGGCATTTCCGTCATCGTCACGCTGTGCGAACCCGATTCGCTGCCGCGTAGCGAAGGCAAGGCCAAGCGCGTCATTGATAACAGGAAGAAGATGTAA
- a CDS encoding outer membrane protein assembly factor, with the protein MSQMSQNYMAENRINKVKVEGNVHMDQRSVLSRIGIRDGQSYTPTALTEKVQGAVTSLYESGLFDDVTAWVDYLDEGTDVDLIFKIKELPALDTAILDGCDEISEEDLRLKLRMIPGRVYSKSQLERDRQALLEYYRSEGYLLAEVGYREEAVDENLNKVTFIIREGGKVKVRYFIIKGNEHVPAEDIKEHMLTKQDQWWGGGEFKEAVFNADRDTVLNAIRHFGYLDAELTEYFAEYLPDSTCLFYLGRMVPVGNDLKVLFDQLNLAMSDSATALHKMAGKPTMQVTHYYRNERVGAHGYVSRPLPQVKDEEDALKALNDIIRYESARKEWLKITDGRKFNNPKIYDLRNKKKRSPYEEKLLVRYMLEDMFPALNKYDDIKTSSDIAIHISMIEGRRYYMGSLHFSGNEVLNDKILDYAFRLDSGEVFDQYVYDASKKALLDSYREDGYLFAQFEEERTFTNDSIVNLTYRMREGLPASIHKVHIHGNTKTNEKVIRREVRLYPGDTYRQSAMERSFREIMQLNYFDMVIPDIKVVGEQEVDLDFTVQEKEAGTGTFSLGVSYSESDGLVGTASISIPNCCMGNGQAATLSLEYGEDKKSAAISFQEPWLFDKPITLGTSLSYSWWNMDKYNDPDITRYGGSVYLGKRLKWPDDYFYGQVGYSWLMNKQGPNIDDSYVVYTGVESAINFRLVRDDKNLPQFPTEGSRYVLDVQVADDVLFSDFEFVKTELTIKWWFPLFRDRLAIALTNEYGVIFGDQLQYRTLYSMGGVLGYEGMMRGYSSGSIGYRRLGRSFQYIGAELQLGIVPQTFYLLPFFFDAGNVFGERYDPGTKVAKPSRNPLSEWDPTSLKKDMGFGFRVVVPMLGIIGFDFAWPMDVGETYSGLQRTQVGDMEFNFVIGQGF; encoded by the coding sequence ATGTCTCAAATGTCGCAGAACTACATGGCCGAGAACAGGATTAATAAGGTCAAGGTCGAGGGGAATGTTCACATGGACCAGCGTTCGGTGCTGAGTCGCATTGGCATTCGCGACGGTCAAAGCTATACCCCCACGGCGCTTACCGAGAAGGTCCAGGGGGCGGTGACCAGCTTGTACGAATCGGGCTTGTTTGACGACGTGACCGCTTGGGTCGACTACCTGGACGAGGGGACCGACGTGGACCTCATCTTCAAGATTAAGGAACTCCCTGCCCTTGATACTGCCATTTTGGACGGCTGCGACGAAATTTCGGAAGAAGACCTGCGGCTAAAACTCCGCATGATCCCGGGACGTGTCTACAGCAAGAGCCAGCTGGAACGTGACCGTCAGGCGTTGTTGGAATACTACCGCTCGGAAGGCTACCTGCTTGCCGAGGTGGGCTACCGCGAAGAGGCTGTGGACGAGAACTTGAATAAGGTGACCTTCATTATCCGTGAAGGAGGGAAGGTCAAGGTCCGCTACTTCATTATCAAGGGTAACGAGCACGTGCCTGCCGAAGACATCAAGGAGCACATGCTCACCAAGCAGGACCAGTGGTGGGGTGGCGGCGAATTCAAGGAAGCCGTCTTTAACGCTGATCGAGACACAGTGCTGAACGCCATCCGCCACTTTGGCTACCTGGATGCCGAACTGACCGAATATTTCGCCGAGTACCTGCCGGACTCGACCTGCCTGTTCTACCTGGGTCGAATGGTCCCGGTCGGCAACGACTTGAAGGTGCTTTTTGACCAGCTGAACCTTGCTATGAGCGACAGCGCCACAGCCCTCCACAAGATGGCCGGCAAGCCCACCATGCAGGTAACGCACTACTACCGCAACGAGCGCGTGGGTGCGCACGGCTACGTGTCCCGTCCTCTGCCTCAGGTCAAGGACGAGGAGGACGCCCTCAAGGCTTTGAACGACATTATCCGCTACGAGAGCGCCCGCAAGGAATGGCTCAAGATTACGGATGGCCGCAAGTTCAACAACCCCAAGATTTATGATCTGAGGAACAAGAAGAAACGTTCCCCCTACGAAGAAAAACTTTTGGTGCGCTACATGCTCGAAGACATGTTCCCCGCCCTCAACAAGTATGACGATATCAAGACCTCGAGCGACATCGCCATCCATATTTCCATGATCGAGGGGCGCCGCTATTACATGGGCAGCCTGCACTTCTCGGGCAACGAGGTTTTGAACGACAAGATTCTGGATTACGCCTTCCGCCTCGATAGCGGCGAGGTCTTTGATCAGTACGTCTACGATGCCTCCAAAAAGGCGTTGCTCGACTCTTACCGCGAAGACGGCTACTTGTTTGCCCAGTTTGAGGAAGAGCGTACGTTTACGAACGATTCAATCGTGAATTTGACTTACCGCATGCGCGAAGGTTTGCCGGCGAGCATCCACAAGGTGCATATCCACGGCAATACCAAGACGAACGAAAAGGTGATTCGCCGCGAAGTGCGCCTGTATCCGGGCGATACCTACCGCCAGTCCGCCATGGAGCGCAGCTTCCGCGAAATCATGCAGCTCAATTACTTCGACATGGTCATTCCCGACATCAAGGTCGTGGGTGAGCAGGAAGTGGACCTCGACTTTACGGTGCAAGAGAAGGAAGCCGGTACGGGTACCTTTAGCCTCGGTGTTTCGTACAGCGAATCCGACGGTCTCGTGGGTACGGCGAGCATCTCGATCCCGAACTGCTGTATGGGTAACGGTCAGGCCGCGACCCTCAGCCTGGAATACGGCGAAGACAAGAAGAGCGCCGCCATCAGCTTCCAGGAGCCGTGGCTCTTTGACAAGCCCATCACCTTGGGTACGAGCCTCAGCTACAGCTGGTGGAATATGGACAAGTATAACGACCCCGACATTACCCGCTATGGCGGCAGTGTCTACCTGGGCAAGCGCCTCAAGTGGCCCGACGACTACTTCTACGGGCAGGTCGGTTACAGCTGGCTCATGAACAAACAGGGCCCCAACATCGACGACAGCTACGTGGTGTACACGGGTGTTGAATCTGCCATCAACTTCAGGCTGGTGCGCGACGACAAGAACTTGCCGCAGTTCCCCACCGAGGGCTCCCGTTACGTGCTCGACGTGCAGGTGGCCGACGACGTACTGTTCAGCGACTTTGAATTCGTGAAGACGGAACTGACCATCAAGTGGTGGTTCCCGTTGTTCCGCGATCGTCTGGCGATTGCGCTCACCAACGAATACGGCGTGATATTTGGCGACCAGCTGCAGTACCGTACTCTGTACTCGATGGGCGGCGTGCTTGGTTACGAGGGCATGATGCGCGGTTACAGCTCGGGCTCTATTGGCTACCGCCGCTTGGGCCGCAGCTTCCAGTACATTGGCGCCGAACTTCAGTTGGGCATTGTGCCGCAGACGTTCTACCTGTTGCCGTTCTTCTTTGACGCGGGCAACGTGTTTGGTGAACGCTATGATCCGGGTACCAAGGTGGCAAAACCTAGCCGCAATCCTTTGAGCGAATGGGATCCGACCAGCCTCAAGAAGGATATGGGCTTTGGCTTCCGCGTGGTTGTGCCGATGCTCGGTATCATTGGCTTTGACTTT